Proteins co-encoded in one Phorcysia thermohydrogeniphila genomic window:
- a CDS encoding DUF2391 family protein, whose protein sequence is MDRKEINELRQEIESIDSRLKEIAETLSVSKKNFNFNDFIQEITGAVILAFPFAANADIWEISKNMTFYHAAFTFIATVLGLFIFIRYANVGNWKTQNLAGFIPLRLLTSLIISLVISALSLLILGIYPGIINTFSWFIKTVILVTVFSVIGSIGLDAAK, encoded by the coding sequence ATGGACAGGAAGGAAATAAATGAGCTTAGGCAGGAAATAGAGAGTATTGATAGTAGGTTAAAGGAGATAGCAGAAACCCTTTCTGTAAGCAAAAAAAACTTTAACTTTAACGACTTTATTCAGGAAATTACAGGAGCTGTAATTTTAGCTTTCCCCTTTGCTGCCAATGCCGACATCTGGGAAATTTCAAAGAATATGACTTTTTATCATGCGGCTTTTACGTTTATAGCTACGGTATTGGGACTGTTCATTTTCATAAGGTACGCTAACGTCGGAAACTGGAAAACACAGAACCTTGCAGGATTTATACCTTTAAGGCTTTTAACGAGCCTCATCATTTCTTTGGTAATTTCAGCTCTTTCACTTTTGATTCTTGGAATCTACCCGGGTATCATCAACACCTTTAGCTGGTTCATTAAAACAGTTATACTTGTTACTGTTTTTTCTGTGATAGGCAGTATAGGTCTTGACGCTGCAAAATGA
- a CDS encoding thioredoxin fold domain-containing protein, which yields MKVKQLLPIFTVLVSSFASYAQNCPPVPEVQSILNRTLKTPFTAVSVEPVESFSACKVKTAEGETFFLSLDKKFLIEGFLTKVPPLKISEEDYLKLRKNVLFSTGKGEEIIVVTNPLCNACRQNREKLKKLVEKVKLSFVPAAFNREQEKVAVDAVCRKKDAQNFFEIQPPLLTCDRGKLKVWTVSDTLKKYGITGTPVFIFPDRSVTVGILEFSQKISDFIKLTTFQP from the coding sequence ATGAAAGTTAAGCAATTACTCCCAATCTTCACAGTTCTCGTTTCCAGTTTTGCTTCCTACGCCCAAAACTGTCCTCCAGTTCCAGAAGTCCAGTCTATCCTCAACAGAACATTAAAGACGCCTTTTACCGCTGTCTCTGTAGAACCGGTAGAGAGCTTTTCAGCCTGCAAAGTTAAAACCGCCGAAGGAGAAACTTTCTTTCTGTCCCTTGATAAGAAGTTCCTGATAGAAGGCTTCCTTACTAAAGTTCCTCCCCTTAAGATATCAGAGGAAGACTACCTTAAACTAAGGAAAAATGTTCTCTTTAGCACAGGAAAGGGGGAAGAAATTATCGTTGTAACCAATCCCCTATGTAACGCCTGTCGCCAGAATAGAGAAAAGCTCAAAAAGCTGGTTGAGAAGGTAAAACTCTCCTTCGTCCCAGCAGCCTTTAACAGAGAACAGGAAAAGGTAGCAGTTGACGCTGTCTGTAGAAAAAAGGACGCCCAGAACTTTTTTGAAATTCAACCTCCCCTTTTAACCTGTGACAGGGGCAAATTAAAGGTCTGGACAGTTTCAGATACACTCAAAAAGTACGGAATAACAGGAACTCCTGTCTTTATTTTTCCAGACAGGAGCGTAACAGTAGGAATCTTAGAATTCTCTCAGAAGATTAGCGACTTTATTAAATTAACTACGTTTCAACCTTAA
- the uvrA gene encoding excinuclease ABC subunit UvrA — protein MKDKIVIKGARQHNLKNVDLEIPKNKLVVITGVSGSGKSSLAFDTLYAEGQRRYVESLSAYARQFLELMEKPDIDLIEGLSPAISIEQKTVSKNPRSTVGTTTEIHDYLRVLFARVGTPYCPKCNVPIEPMTVQEIVDRVLKLEGKRVIILSPVVRERKGEHRELLERLFKQGFRRLRIDGKDYRIEEALNLKLEKKVKHTIEVVVDRIKVSQKEKTRIADSVEIAVKLSEGLVTIQDYDTREEETISTKGACPICGFSFKEISPRLFSFNSPLGACPECGGLGFRLAVDPDLLIDWDKPIIEAIELVNRAKFEYLYDLIETGCEYLGISSYTKASELKEEELEFLLYAKKQPIRVFNTVPYSRGNYRPYYFEGIIRHLERRYVESESDYVKELIEPYLREVTCERCKGRRLNEEALSVKIEGLSIAEVESMSVGECYRFFENLKFSGQKAVIAERVLKEVRNRLKFLIDVGLDYLTLDRRTSTLSGGESQRIRLATQIGSRLTGVLYVLDEPSIGLHQRDNRRLIETLKSLRDLGNTVIVVEHDLETIESADFIVDMGPGAGVHGGEVVATGTPEEIKKNEKSLTGKYLSGKLRIEIPKERRKPKGKWLRIVGAREHNLKNITVEIPLGLFVCVTGVSGSGKSTLINEILYKALARKIYKSKVIPGKHERIEGIEHVDKVVRVDQSPIGRTPRSNPATYVDVFTPIRELFAATPEARARGYKKGRFSFNVPGGRCEACKGDGVIKVEMHFLPDVYVTCDVCGGKRYNRETLEITYKGKNIYDVLEMTVEEAMEFFKNHPTIMNKLKTLYDVGLGYIKLGQPATTLSGGEAQRIKLAKELSKKGTGKTVYILDEPTTGLHLHDIKKLINVLQRLVNKGNTVIVIEHNLDFIKCADWIIDLGPEGGEKGGRVVATGTPEEVAQTDTWTGKFLREVLSKK, from the coding sequence ATGAAGGACAAAATCGTTATAAAGGGAGCTCGTCAGCACAACTTAAAGAACGTTGACCTTGAAATACCTAAAAACAAACTGGTCGTAATTACAGGAGTTTCCGGCTCTGGAAAATCCTCTCTGGCTTTTGACACGTTATACGCAGAGGGGCAGAGAAGGTACGTTGAGAGTTTATCTGCCTACGCAAGGCAGTTCTTGGAGCTCATGGAAAAGCCAGACATTGACCTTATAGAGGGACTTTCCCCTGCCATTTCAATAGAGCAGAAGACCGTCTCAAAAAACCCCCGCTCAACTGTTGGAACGACAACGGAAATTCACGACTACTTAAGGGTTCTCTTTGCAAGGGTTGGAACTCCCTACTGTCCAAAGTGTAACGTTCCAATAGAGCCTATGACTGTTCAGGAAATCGTTGACAGGGTTTTAAAGCTGGAAGGGAAGAGGGTCATAATCCTCTCACCGGTTGTAAGGGAGAGGAAGGGAGAGCACAGGGAGCTCCTTGAAAGGCTCTTTAAGCAGGGCTTTCGCAGGTTAAGAATAGACGGCAAAGACTACAGGATTGAAGAAGCACTAAACTTAAAACTTGAGAAAAAGGTAAAACACACCATAGAGGTAGTAGTTGACAGGATAAAGGTTTCTCAAAAAGAAAAAACGAGAATTGCAGATTCAGTAGAAATTGCCGTAAAGCTTTCAGAAGGTCTTGTAACAATTCAGGACTACGATACAAGAGAGGAAGAAACAATATCAACAAAGGGAGCCTGCCCTATCTGCGGTTTTAGCTTTAAGGAAATCTCCCCAAGGCTTTTCTCATTTAACAGCCCCCTTGGGGCGTGTCCTGAGTGTGGAGGTCTTGGCTTTAGGCTTGCAGTTGACCCAGACCTCTTAATTGACTGGGATAAGCCCATAATTGAGGCTATTGAGCTTGTGAATAGGGCAAAGTTTGAGTATCTCTACGACCTAATAGAAACTGGGTGCGAGTACTTGGGGATTTCGTCCTACACGAAAGCGTCAGAGTTAAAAGAGGAAGAGTTAGAGTTTCTCCTCTACGCAAAAAAACAGCCGATAAGGGTCTTTAACACCGTTCCCTACAGTCGGGGCAACTACCGCCCCTATTACTTTGAAGGGATAATAAGACACTTAGAGCGTCGCTACGTGGAGTCTGAGTCAGACTACGTAAAGGAGCTGATTGAGCCCTACCTCAGGGAAGTAACCTGCGAAAGATGTAAGGGGAGAAGGCTCAACGAGGAGGCGCTATCAGTAAAAATAGAGGGGCTAAGCATTGCAGAAGTTGAGTCTATGAGCGTCGGGGAGTGCTACCGATTTTTTGAAAACCTTAAGTTTTCAGGGCAGAAAGCAGTAATAGCAGAGAGGGTTTTAAAGGAAGTCAGAAACAGGCTTAAGTTCCTCATAGACGTTGGCCTTGACTACCTCACCCTTGATAGGAGAACATCAACTCTGTCTGGAGGGGAATCCCAGAGGATAAGGCTTGCGACTCAAATAGGTTCAAGGCTTACAGGCGTTCTATACGTTCTTGATGAGCCAAGTATAGGCCTTCACCAAAGGGACAACAGGAGGCTCATAGAAACCTTAAAGAGCTTAAGGGACTTGGGGAACACGGTTATTGTCGTAGAGCACGACCTTGAAACCATAGAGAGCGCAGACTTCATAGTTGACATGGGGCCGGGAGCTGGAGTCCACGGCGGTGAAGTTGTTGCAACCGGAACGCCTGAAGAAATCAAGAAAAACGAAAAATCCCTTACGGGCAAGTACCTATCCGGAAAGCTAAGAATTGAAATCCCGAAAGAGAGGAGAAAGCCAAAGGGTAAGTGGCTCAGGATAGTAGGAGCACGGGAGCACAACCTCAAGAACATAACCGTTGAAATTCCCTTGGGGCTCTTTGTCTGCGTTACGGGAGTTTCCGGCTCTGGAAAGTCCACCCTCATAAACGAAATACTCTACAAGGCCTTGGCAAGGAAGATTTACAAGAGTAAGGTTATCCCCGGAAAACACGAAAGGATTGAGGGAATAGAACACGTTGATAAAGTGGTAAGGGTTGACCAGTCCCCGATAGGGAGAACTCCCCGCTCCAACCCCGCAACCTACGTTGACGTTTTCACGCCGATAAGGGAGCTCTTTGCCGCAACGCCAGAGGCAAGGGCACGGGGCTATAAAAAGGGCAGGTTCTCCTTTAACGTTCCCGGCGGAAGGTGTGAGGCCTGTAAAGGAGACGGCGTTATAAAGGTTGAGATGCACTTCCTGCCGGACGTTTACGTGACCTGTGACGTATGTGGAGGAAAGCGCTACAACAGAGAAACCCTTGAAATTACCTACAAGGGTAAGAACATCTACGACGTCTTAGAGATGACAGTTGAAGAGGCAATGGAGTTCTTCAAAAACCACCCGACGATAATGAACAAGCTTAAAACTCTCTACGACGTCGGGCTGGGATACATAAAGCTCGGACAGCCTGCAACAACCCTCTCAGGTGGAGAAGCCCAGAGAATTAAATTAGCAAAAGAACTTTCTAAAAAAGGAACTGGCAAGACCGTCTATATCCTTGATGAGCCTACCACGGGACTTCACCTACACGACATAAAGAAGCTGATAAACGTCCTCCAGAGGCTCGTTAATAAGGGGAATACCGTAATAGTTATTGAGCACAACCTTGACTTTATAAAGTGCGCAGACTGGATAATTGACTTAGGCCCTGAGGGTGGAGAAAAGGGTGGACGTGTAGTTGCAACTGGAACACCCGAAGAGGTTGCCCAAACAGACACGTGGACGGGTAAGTTTTTAAGAGAAGTGTTAAGTAAAAAATAA
- the fabG gene encoding 3-oxoacyl-[acyl-carrier-protein] reductase gives MFEELKGKVVLVTGGTRGIGRAIAERFKSLGAVVYITGTNEERTKAVAEEIGVNGVKMDVTDREEVKRVVSEILEKEGRIDVLINNAGITRDTLFLRMKDEDWDAVINTNLNGVYNVTRAVVPSMVKRRSGNIINISSVIGFTGNVGQVNYSSTKSALVGFTKSLAKELGGRGIRVNCIAPGYITTDMTEKIPEKIKQEILKSIPLKREGEPREVADVCVFLASDMASYITGTVIHVNGGLF, from the coding sequence ATGTTTGAGGAGTTAAAGGGTAAGGTTGTCTTGGTAACCGGAGGGACGAGGGGCATTGGAAGGGCTATTGCAGAAAGATTTAAGAGCTTAGGTGCTGTTGTTTACATTACGGGAACTAACGAGGAGAGAACGAAGGCTGTAGCAGAGGAGATAGGAGTAAACGGTGTAAAAATGGACGTAACGGACAGAGAAGAGGTTAAAAGGGTAGTTTCAGAGATACTTGAGAAGGAAGGAAGGATAGATGTTCTCATTAACAACGCAGGGATAACGAGGGATACGCTGTTTCTGAGGATGAAGGATGAGGACTGGGACGCTGTCATAAACACCAACCTAAACGGCGTTTACAACGTTACAAGGGCAGTTGTTCCTTCTATGGTGAAAAGGAGAAGTGGGAACATCATCAACATCTCTTCTGTTATTGGCTTTACCGGTAACGTAGGACAGGTTAACTACTCCTCAACAAAGTCTGCCCTTGTTGGTTTCACAAAATCCCTTGCTAAGGAGCTCGGTGGGAGAGGAATAAGAGTTAACTGTATTGCTCCTGGCTACATAACCACCGATATGACTGAGAAGATACCTGAGAAGATAAAGCAGGAGATACTCAAGTCCATTCCACTTAAGAGAGAAGGAGAGCCAAGGGAAGTTGCCGACGTTTGTGTCTTCTTGGCCTCTGATATGGCCTCTTATATTACGGGAACGGTTATTCACGTAAACGGTGGACTTTTTTAA
- the acpP gene encoding acyl carrier protein, whose product MENIEQKVKEIIADRLGVDPEEVTPEASFVEDLGADSLDTVELVMALEEEFGIEIPDEDAEKIQTVGDAIEYIQKHL is encoded by the coding sequence ATGGAAAACATTGAACAGAAGGTAAAGGAAATCATAGCTGATAGACTTGGAGTAGACCCAGAGGAGGTAACTCCTGAAGCTTCATTCGTAGAGGACCTTGGTGCTGATTCTCTCGATACAGTAGAGCTCGTTATGGCTCTTGAAGAGGAGTTTGGAATTGAAATTCCAGACGAGGATGCTGAGAAGATACAGACAGTAGGAGACGCTATAGAGTACATCCAGAAGCACCTTTAA